A region from the Vibrio fortis genome encodes:
- a CDS encoding GNAT family N-acetyltransferase: MEQKRINIRPARSSELLEVHTLVTSNNEWTKYNGPYFSYSHPTLEQFEASFFKRLLEGTDLQLITADDIPIGTVNCYWECEETRWLEAGVVIYDADYWGQGIAALAVSLWVSYLFATKEIERVGLTTWSGNPRMMSLASKLGFQQEARLRKVRYFEGEYYDSVKYGVLRSEWEG; this comes from the coding sequence GTGGAACAAAAACGTATAAATATAAGACCTGCTAGATCCAGTGAATTGCTTGAGGTACATACTTTGGTTACCTCTAACAATGAATGGACTAAGTACAATGGGCCTTATTTTTCATATTCACACCCAACGTTAGAGCAGTTTGAAGCATCGTTTTTCAAGCGGCTTCTTGAGGGGACTGACTTGCAACTTATTACTGCAGACGATATCCCAATTGGAACCGTTAACTGTTATTGGGAGTGTGAAGAAACACGTTGGCTCGAGGCTGGCGTGGTTATTTATGATGCCGATTATTGGGGACAGGGCATTGCTGCACTCGCTGTCTCACTCTGGGTTTCTTATCTATTTGCGACCAAAGAGATTGAGAGAGTGGGTCTAACTACATGGTCGGGTAACCCACGAATGATGTCGCTTGCGTCAAAGCTTGGCTTCCAACAAGAAGCGAGGTTGCGCAAAGTGCGCTACTTTGAGGGCGAATACTATGACTCAGTGAAATATGGTGTGCTTCGATCTGAGTGGGAAGGGTGA